The sequence TTTCCTGATAGGCTAGTGGAGCCCATGTTTCCATTATTTTTATTACATCTGCAATACGTGTCATCTTATAAGAATCCCTTGTTGGTTTAAATCCTGAAATAGTAAAAAATGTATTTACGGTTACGAGAAAAATATGTCCTCTCAACACTTATTTGTAAAAAATATTAGCCAAACATACATGTTTCCTTGGCCTTTTATTTATCCTTTTATTCGCTGATAAACAAACTAATTACACAAATTTTCACAAAAACAAACTGGCAATAATACATTGATTTTCATTCTGATAATACTTTTTTATCAGAATAATTGCCTAAAATGCAATTTTTTTTTACTATCTTTGCGTAAAATTTGTGTGGTTTAAGATTTTCTGCTCCTCCATTTTAGTTCATCATAACCTTCTTAAGATATATGAGCAAACTCCGAGTTCTTTATGTAGCTACCGAGATTAATCCCTTCCTCCAAACCTCTGAAGTTGCTGATTTTGTAAGAAGACTTCCTCAAGCCATGCAAGAGCGTGGTATGGAAATCCGAATATTAGTTCCAAGGTTTGGTTTAATAAATGAAAGGAAAAACCGGCTACATGAAGTAGTAAGACTTTCCGGTATCAACATTGCAGTGGGAGATGAAGAAAAGCCTTTAATCATTAAAGTAGCATCTATTCCAAATGCTAAATTACAGGTCTATTTTATAGACAACGAAGATTACTTCCATCGTAAATCTGTCTTCTTTGATAAAGACAATCGGTTCCATCCCGATAACGATGAAAGAGCTATCTTTTTCTGTAAAGGTGTATTGGAAACTGTAAAGAAACTGGGATGGTCACCTGACATTGTACATTGCAATGACTGGATGACTAGCCTGATCCCAATGTATTTGAAAACAACGTACAAAAATGATCCGATGTTTAAAAATACAAAATCTGTATTTACTGTGTATAACAGTTTCTTTACACATAAATTTGACGAACAGGATTTGTTGGAAAAAGTAAAAATGATGGATATCGAAGACGGTATGTTATCGTATCTGAAAACAGCCGACTATTCAGCATTTATTCGCACAGGGATGGCTTATGCAGATGTAGTGCTTAAAGCGGAAGAACGTTTCAATGACAAACTGACTCAGTTATTTGCTGAGTTCGATGAGAAGAAAATAAACTACATCGAACCCAATGAAGAAACATTCAGTGATTCCTACTATAACTTGTATAATGAGTTATTTAGTTAAGGTTTCTTTCCGAATAGACACTGGTAAAACAAAAAGACTCTGCTTATCCAAGCAGAGTCTTTTTGTTTTTATACCCTTATACTTCCTCAGTGTTTTAATTTGGATACAATCTCTTTCAGATTTAATCCTGTCGAAAAGAGATTCTCATACGCACCGGCAATCGCATGGTGTTTGTCCAGCAGATAGGTAGTTCGTCGGGTAAAGAAGGGCATATCCTTCGGCACCAGATCATAACTCTTACCTACCGTTCCATCCGCATCAGAGAGCAGTTCAAATGGCAACTTAAATTCTTCCCGAAACCGCAGATGGGTTTCAATGTCATCACGACTGATACCAATTACCTGAACATCCAGTTCTCTGAGTAAATCAAAAGTATCCCGAAAACCACAAGCCTGCTCTGTACAAACAGGAGTAAAATCCTTGGGATAGAAATAAAGAATGCAAGGCTTGAGCAGCATATCCTTGTACAAGGTAAACGTTTTACCTGAGGTAGAAGGCAATGTAAAATTAGGAGCTTTGTCTTTTATGTGTAACATGTAACAGTGTGCGTAAATAGTCGTTGAGATCGTAAAGTGGTTCAAATATCAGCAATCAGTTTTACGCATAGCAGTTAATATACTGCAAATCATTACATGATCAGAAAAAAACACTTTCCTATTCTATCATCCTACTGGTATGTATATTCAGCCTTATACTGCCTCATATTTTCTCTGGAAATAAAATAAAACTTCAAAACAATGATGTACCAAAGGATGCTTATATTGAAAATATCTGATAACTCTCTACAAACGTATCGTTATACTTTGGATGGAAGTTACCTGTCCTGAACCAGGAAGTACATATTTAATGGTGACCGGATAGCTTCCTTTTTCAAGATTGGTATAGCCCTTCACAGTTCGTAACCGTTCCCAGCCGGGTCCGGAAGGCACTTTAACGTCCAGATATCTCGCGATTGCCTTATTGGTAAGTTCGCTGTAATCCTGAAGCACATAGTAATCCAGGTAATACCCAAGTAGTATCTGCCCCCCCTGTGCAGCAGCATATCCGGCACTTACCTGATTGTCTGTCAGACGATAGGTTGATTGCCCGTTCATGTATTGCAGTTTTACCCCTTTTAATGGAGGAACACCCGTTTGGGCAGCAGATGGCCGGGATACAGTCACGGTGTTATCCAACGGATAGTGTTCATACAACAATGGATAGATCGTTTTACTGTACCAGTTGTTGTCAGGAGAAGCCTCTACCTGTACCAAAGGTTGTACAGTTCCGTTGCCTTTCATTTCGGCTTCGTCAAATGTTTCCTCTCCTGTCATTACTTTGCCTATCACCAGTGTATTGCCTGAAGCAATATCCAGTCGGTCCTGTCTGTCAGAAAGTGCATTAAACTTGTCTGCCAGTGTGTTATACATACTGGTACGGAAAGCACTTGCATACAGATTTTTCTCCACATTATTGACAGCAGTACCTTCCAGTGTATTGCTAGTCACCTCCACGGTATTATCACCTGAAACCTTCTCGGATGAGCTTCTTTTTACATTGGCGTCTACCGCTTCACTGGCCTGAGGAGTTTTGATCAGTGTCAGTTTGTATACAGTTGCATTTGTCAATGCCTCTGGAAGGGCAAATAACACAGTAGATTCACTTTTTTGATACGAAAGAGGAGATTCTACTATCGTACCGCTACCTGCTTCAAAACGGGTTGTGTATTTCCAGCTGGTTACATTATCTTTTTCGTCAAACAAATACGCTTGTCCCTTTTTCAGTTTGATGTATCCTTGACCGTGTTCTTTTTTATAGAGGTGATACTGATTCTTTACCGGATAGCTGTAGGCTATATTTTCTTCCGGAATATAATCAGGAGCTTTTCCCGTTACAAAGTTGCTTTCTTTCACTTCATAGTCAATCTGTCCATTCTCATCTTTCAGGGCTGTCCATCCACTTTGTTCCTTCTTTTCCCAGTGGATTTTTGCACGCACAATCAGAGAAGTTTCCTGAGGCAATGTTTCCGGTGTATTTAGTGCTACCACATCCATTCCTTCATTCCATTCCAATACAGCATTTACAACCTGTTTATTCTGGACGATCTTAATTTCATCTGTCACAATGCGGTAGGTATTCAGCTGATCCTGATTATTCATCATATTCAGTTCTGATCCTACCTTTGTATTGAATGATACCTGAGGAGCTGCAAACACACTCACATCCTGGCTGCTTGCAGCTGGTGAAATGTCAGCGATAACCTCAATATCTCCCAGTTCATTGCCAGGAGCAATAATTTCGCATTCTTCTCCAACAGTAAAGGTCAGATTCACTTTACCTTTGACCAGTCCACCCAGAATAGAATATTTTCCGGCTATACCACCCCGCATCCAGGTTGGATTAGGTAACTTTGCCTGAAGTAAAGCAGCTGCGCCCAAACTAATGATATCAAAGGATCTTTTTCTTTTTCCTACCCGAATGCCCACTTTACCGGAAAGGAAGATATAGGCCTGTCCGGAAGCATACCATCCATTCATCCCCAACGTGCCTGATCGTCCGCTACAGGTAGCTTTTTCGCCGTAGTTTCTCAGCATAACATCTGCCCCGCCACCGAGAGCGAGAGAAGCATAGAAAGGAGTTACCTCTACACTTTTGGCTACCTTGATATGTACACCCAGTGCAAACCCTTTTCCGGATGAAATAGCATTTTCATCCCGCATGAAGTTCAGATCTATATTATCAAACACTTCTGCCACTTCCGAAGGAGGTAAAGGCAGATCTTCTACTTTGGTTCCTATCATAAAGTAGGCTTTGGCAGTAGCGATATTTGCCATATTCACACCCAACATCTGGCTGGGACGTCCCACATAGATATACCAGTCCTGTGGATCCGCATGTATTACGATTTCTCCTATCAACCCATTGGCACCTGTACCCCGAATCACATTCTGCACATTCAGGTACCCCTTCATATTAGCATGTAACACATCATTGTCATTGTCAAACCGCATAGCCATGCTAACATAGAGCGGCACTGTGGTTTTGCCTTCGGCACCCCGTGCACGGGACTGTACAGCGGTAAAGAAGTAACCATCTCCCTTAAACTCTACATACCGCAATCCTCCTCCCTGATTAAAGGCCGCTTCCAGTGTTACATCCGCATTAAAGGCTTTGTCAGATCCGGTGATCAGTGTAACTCCAGCCATAAAGCCCAGCGAAGCAGTTGAATCCGGAACATAGGTAAACTCGGCTCCACTGTTGCGGGTTTCTGTATTGTTTGGGTTATTCTGTCGTACAGTATCCGCATTAACGACATTTAGTTTGGAATAATCGGGAACAAAGGCTTTAGGCCGTGTCATGTGATAGGACATTCCTCCCAGAATCCCTGTAATGCTCACAGGAGGAATCACAGGGATATTACCTGTAGGCACATACGCATCCAGATGCCAGTAGCGGTAGGTAGGCATGCTACCAAAGTACGCATTGATCTGAATCGGCTTTTTCATGATCTTCGACAAGGCAAAGGATATATTTCCTCTGAATCCATTGCCATAAACCGGGTCATCATCAAACAGTGTCAGTCGTCCCTCCAGATCAAAGGCAGTCACATGACAGGATACTGAGATATCACTTATCTTTACTTTATCAAATTCCCAATGCTGGGTTTTGGTTTTTATATCGCCATTGGTCTGAGTTCGTTCTTCTACTTTAGCCAACACCTGTACAAAAGTGCGTACCGATAATCCTTTATCGGATGAGTTCTGGGCTCCCATCAGGTTAAGTCCTACCCCAAGTCCCAGTGCAAATTGTCCCTGATAAATCCCAAGCCGGATGGAATCAATACTGACCGGAAACTTAGCCACCCGTGGTTGTGCAATAGTCTGTTTCTTACCTTCCGGGTCTGTAACTGTAATAGAATCTGGCATGGAGCCTGAACCAAACACACCACTCACCAGATAAGGCTTCTGGGTAGTTAGTCCCAGATTCTGGAAATCAATAGACTTTATTTGCAATAAACTTGTCGCTTCAATAGAAAGCACACCATGCAATAGTGCTGAAGGAATCAGTTTGCCATCTCTGGATTCTACCTTGATAGCACTCCCTTTCTTTAAGGTAAGCTTACCAGACCATGGCATGGAATATTCTTTATTCTTCAGAGTCGCCAGACTCATCGAATAGTCCGTAGATTTTTCGGTTTGTATCATCATGGCCTGATACCGTAAGGAATCCTTTCCCAGAAAAGGCACCTGCATGTTCCCAGCAAAACCACCACCAGTCAACCGATTATGTACAAGTTGCACTCCCAAACTATCCACCGAAAACGGCCATCCATCAGCAGACGCATTCAGTATATTTTTCAATCCAAAAAGACCAGACACTCCCAGTTCATCAATGAGCAGGTTACGGGCATTGGCACTGGCTCGTTCACCACGACTTGCCAGCTCTTTGGGTAATTTCACGACAACTTCCTGCAGATAAAATCCTCTCCACAAGGTGATATCTTCTCCATAGGCCTGCTGATAATCCTGCGGGAAACTAAAGCCGGGAGGATTGATGATATCACTCATATCTACTACTGCATTCACGACAGAAAATGAAAAGTCTTTAAGGCCTTTGATCTGAAAGGGTAAAATACTGGTTGAAATCATCATATTATTCAGATCAGTAGCATTCACAGCAAATGTGGCTGTAACGGCAGAAGGTGTATTATCCTGGCTTTCTGCAACATCCGGAATCAGCAATCCTTTGTCAAACGAAAAGATCCCTTTCAGATTAACAGACCGGAACCCATTGCAATCAAACTCTACATAGTTGCTGTTGTCAGACGGGATAGTCAGTGTAACATGCGAGCCGATATCAATGGAATGTTCTGAGACTAGTACCAGACGAGCCAGATTGGTAGATGCCAGACCGGCTGCATTGAATGCAAGTCCCCGGCCAGCAAAGGCGATAGGTTCTGTGGTACCAGGAATAGTGAGCATACAATAGGCTGTAAAGAACCATCCCCGTTCGTTATAGTAGGCGCTATCTATGGCTATCACATATCTGTTTTCGCCTACTGTTTTGACTAGTCCTACAGGTAGTTTGGTAAAATCTCCGGCTGTCAAGGTTTCTGTTGTGCGTCCATTTTCCTGCACAGCCTTACAAACCGCCAGAATTCGTTTATATAATGGAGAAACCAGCTTGCCTTTTATCTCAGGATGTTGAGCATGAAGTGTATCAAATTTCAGAAGGGAAATACTAATTAAAACAAAAGCGCAGACACATACCGAGAGATGTCCCGTTCGCAATTTTCGCATACAACGGTGAGTTTTTTCAGAGAGAATTCTTTTCAGAAGTGGTATTCAAAAGAAATAAAAAATAACAGGACGGGGCGTCAAGGAAATTTACAAACCTTACATGTGTAGGATTGGTGCATATTGTATCAGATCATCAAATTAGGACGATACCCAGCAATAATTTCATTCTTTTACATATGTAATTACAAGCCCCAATATTAATTACATAAATAACTCATAATCAATTATTTATACAACAAAAATTAAAGTAGACAATAGTATGTAAGCTCAGAAAAAAGAAGTATATTTACCTCATTATTCATGTAGCATTTACTACTTTTTCAACCACTATGGCTTATAAAAAATATACCACTGACAGTACCATTCGTAAATATAGATCAGAATACTATCGCCTGATGGCTGAAGAGGCGCGTCTCAATGAACAATTGCATCATATGCTCAAACGCATCCGAAAAATTGCACAAGATGAAAAGCAATCTCTTGCCAATCATATTCATTTAACAAACTTACTGGCCCAGGCAACTCAGCAGAAAGCGGAACTGGAAGCTCAACCAGCATCCAAAGAACGCAACAAGCAACTTAAAAAGGCTGAATCGGTATGGAAGGATCTCACGATTCAATACAAACGCAGCGATCTTCGTCTGGCTGTGCTTGACAGAAAAAAAGATAAGGACAATGCCGCTAAGTATATTTTAAAAGAGCTGAAACGGGATCAGGTGCGTATCCGTGCCAAAGCAGCCTATGACATCTGGAAGAAATCAGAACAGGCAGAGAAATATGAGTTTATGGACTTTGAAATGTTCATAGCATTGCATATTGTAAAAACACAGCAAAAGGCACTGGCTATTACCCAAACAGACGATGTTGCATCCGCCCCAGAGACGGTCTTAACTCAGAAGGAGCATTTTAATCAATCCGTAAATCAACCGATTACTCATAACGCATTTAGTACTATTACAGTAAAACCAACCTATAAGAAGGCATCAGCAACAAATGCCCGAAGCACCTTTGCAGCAATGCACTCAAGGCCACAACATGTTTTCAACAGTTTGTCAGGTATTTATTATCTCACAAGGCAGAGGGCATTTTCCGCCCCATACCAGGCTTTAAACAAAGCAGATAACACTCTGTATAATAACCAATTACGCCTTAC is a genomic window of Xanthocytophaga agilis containing:
- a CDS encoding glycogen/starch synthase, which codes for MSKLRVLYVATEINPFLQTSEVADFVRRLPQAMQERGMEIRILVPRFGLINERKNRLHEVVRLSGINIAVGDEEKPLIIKVASIPNAKLQVYFIDNEDYFHRKSVFFDKDNRFHPDNDERAIFFCKGVLETVKKLGWSPDIVHCNDWMTSLIPMYLKTTYKNDPMFKNTKSVFTVYNSFFTHKFDEQDLLEKVKMMDIEDGMLSYLKTADYSAFIRTGMAYADVVLKAEERFNDKLTQLFAEFDEKKINYIEPNEETFSDSYYNLYNELFS
- a CDS encoding peroxiredoxin, with translation MLHIKDKAPNFTLPSTSGKTFTLYKDMLLKPCILYFYPKDFTPVCTEQACGFRDTFDLLRELDVQVIGISRDDIETHLRFREEFKLPFELLSDADGTVGKSYDLVPKDMPFFTRRTTYLLDKHHAIAGAYENLFSTGLNLKEIVSKLKH